The following are from one region of the Aspergillus chevalieri M1 DNA, chromosome 1, nearly complete sequence genome:
- a CDS encoding uncharacterized protein (COG:D;~EggNog:ENOG410PKD1) yields MATPGTSVLDRFLSSIADLVRQRDGAKLQDFLQLEPPLSDIYQQMVVELRQRYPAESPKKDAELHRRCESLVPRSKGSSSWIAFPTFMKLYFTFLRDVNVENLLETYNLLKGLLNQCVLALGDSQMGVVVLPTVLYLCKVLAKLAMGLDRRPDLIAHLLRLEGRPDQDESVEKVTLVEKSANVVREAFIKCLTDRSGTPGVQGKPEGRRVGIYLMANLCLKLLFQCGKLRNAEQMFASISAQSPPLTYFPASQRVTYLYYLGRYLFSNSLFYPAQIALQAAYDQCHRQALQQKRVVLTYLIPCNVIMGRFPSGLLLQRPEAQGLAEKFVPICQLIARGDYIAFRDHLAFDSPANEWFARKGILLALRNRCEILVWRSLARKVFVHGGFLGDPAAQRSPPPYLYLKKLETAVRWLQSRHVQSSLGAISFIPPSRALDAKAGENNAGSQIIYKAPDPDFADAHDPDTSGADRIVSSKYDDYLAPDACFDALGQLQENPAHTLTDGDPSANYSQHELDPYADRAALNSEDEAQGKPTPMMREIESILASLLTQGLMRGYLTHGNPRFAIPGARTRGAIPTGFPNVWQTIYARESEDDNVPGWVKPSKPAAAPVGAGGGGRVVNLSGARPVGAQ; encoded by the exons ATGGCCACGCCAGGAACCTCCGTCTTGGATAGATTCCTGTCTAGCATCGCAGACCTCGTTCGACAACGCGATGGCGCCAAATTGCAGGACTTTCTTCAACTCGAACCGCCGCTGTCCGATATCTACCAGCAGATGGTCGTCGAGCTACGCCAGCGATATCCGGCTGAATCCCCCAAGAAAGACGCCGAACTACACCGACGATGCGAAAGCCTGGTACCGCGATCCAAGGGAAGCAGCTCATGGATCGCCTTTCCCACATTCATGAAACTCTACTTTACCTTTCTTCGCGACGTGAACGTCGAGAACCTCCTTGAAACATATAACCTGCTCAAGGGACTGCTCAA TCAATGTGTCTTAGCGCTAGGTGACAGCCAAATGGGTGTCGTCGTCCTACCCACCGTCCTCTACCTGTGCAAAGTGCTCGCAAAACTGGCCATGGGTTTGGATCGTCGACCCGATTTGATTGCCCATTTATTGCGTCTCGAGGGCCGGCCTGATCAGGATGAGAGTGTGGAGAAAGTGACATTGGTGGAAAAATCGGCCAACGTGGTCCGCGAAGCCTTCATAAAGTGTCTCACCGACCGCAGCGGAACCCCAGGAGTGCAGGGAAAACCCGAAGGACGGCGCGTCGGGATCTATCTCATGGCCAACTTGTGTTTGAAACTTCTTTTTCAG TGCGGCAAGCTCCGTAATGCGGAACAGATGTTTGCCAGTATCAGCGCTCAATCTCCTCCTTTGACTTACTTTCCTGCATCACAACGAGTCACCTACCTCTACTATCTCGGACGTTATCTCTTCTCGAATAGCCTCTTTTATCCTGCGCAGATTGCCTTACAGGCCGCATACGACCAGTGCCACCGCCAAGCATTACAGCAGAAACGAGTCGTTCTCACCTACCTCATTCCGTGCAATGTCATAATGGGGCGTTTCCCGTCCGGGCTGCTGCTGCAGCGCCCAGAGGCCCAGGGACTGGCGGAGAAGTTTGTGCCCATCTGCCAACTGATTGCCCGGGGCGATTATATCGCCTTTCGGGACCACCTTGCCTTTGACTCACCGGCAAACGAATGGTTTGCTCGAAAAGGCATCCTTCTGGCGTTGCGAAATCGCTGTGAAATTCTAGTATGGCGGTCACTGGCACGCAAGGTGTTCGTCCATGGAGGTTTTCTTGGGGACCCTGCAGCTCAACGCAGTCCACCGCCCTACCTTTACTTGAAGAAACTCGAAACAGCTGTCAGGTGGCTTCAGTCGCGACACGTGCAATCATCGCTCGGTGCGATCAGTTTTATCCCACCGAGTCGAGCATTAGATGCTAAAGCGGGCGAAAATAATGCCGGGTCGCAGATCATCTACAAGGCGCCGGACCCAGATTTTGCCGATGCCCATGATCCAGATACGAGTGGCGCCGATCGCATCGTATCTTCGAAGTACGATGATTATCTAGCCCCGGATGCTTGTTTTGATGCATTAGGGCAGTTGCAGGAGAACCCCGCCCACACTCTGACGGATGGGGACCCAAGTGCCAATTACAGTCAACATGAATTGGACCCGTATGCCGATAGAGCTGCATTGAATTCGGAGGACGAGGCTCAAGGAAAACCGACGCCGATGATGCGGGAAATCGAGTCAATCCTGGCGTCGCTGTTGACTCAAGGTCTCATGCGAGGATATCTCACCCATGGCAACCCGCGGTTCGCAATCCCCGGAGCACGTACGCGGGGCGCAATACCTACAGGTTTTCCCAATGTGTGGCAGACCATATATGCTCGCGAGAGTGAGGATGACAACGTGCCTGGATGGGTGAAACCGTCAAAACCCGCCGCAGCGCCTGTTGGTGCCGGCGGAGGGGGTCGTGTAGTGAATCTATCGGGTGCGCGACCCGTAGGGGCTCAGTAG
- a CDS encoding FAD-binding oxidoreductase (COG:C;~EggNog:ENOG410PK95;~InterPro:IPR006094,IPR040165,IPR036318,IPR016166, IPR016169;~PFAM:PF01565;~go_function: GO:0016491 - oxidoreductase activity [Evidence IEA];~go_function: GO:0050660 - flavin adenine dinucleotide binding [Evidence IEA];~go_function: GO:0071949 - FAD binding [Evidence IEA];~go_process: GO:0055114 - oxidation-reduction process [Evidence IEA]) — translation MQHHNIAVKAIAAQVERFHQLQRPFRIYHGSTNSTRQSQHGPDNTISTADLTHILDVNTSTQTALVEPNVPMDALVQATAAHNLVPLVVMEFPGITVGGGFSGTSGESSSFRHGFFDATVNWIEFILPNGEVTRASKTDRTDLFWGAASAFGTLGVVTMLEVQLRPAKPFIELRYHSTSSMEEAMHVFRTVTNDPSTEYLDGIVYARDHVVVCAGRLVDIPRTAPVRLTRPWDEWYYLRAQDRSRQSSGPALDQAAVDYIPLIDYLFRYDRGAFWVGRYAYSYFFVPFIYLTRVLLDWFMHTRVMYHALHESGHAKRYIIQDVAVPYAGTSEFVDWLDDKENFGAYPIWLCPLRHGPGVMERTAAAAEKSTKSEFEKKPNATTDDDYIMNFGLWAPSRHPSDRSAFLAQNRRLERRVLDLQGKKWLYAHAYYTEDEFWSIYDKKQYDALREKYHASYLPDLYQKVRVDLSPQQGPQNWVDWVKSIIWEIRPVSGLYGVYKALRGGEYFIHKSKTA, via the coding sequence ATGCAACATCACAATATAGCTGTCAAGGCAATTGCCGCTCAGGTCGAGCGTTTCCACCAGCTCCAACGACCGTTCCGCATCTACCATGGCTCAACAAACAGCACACGTCAATCCCAGCATGGTCCAGATAATACAATCTCAACCGCGGACCTGACCCATATTCTGGACGTCAACACGTCCACTCAGACGGCTCTCGTCGAGCCAAATGTCCCAATGGACGCCCTCGTTCAGGCCACCGCGGCACACAACCTAGTCCCGTTGGTGGTCATGGAATTCCCCGGCATCACCGTGGGCGGGGGCTTCTCTGGAACGTCTGGAGAGAGCAGCTCATTCCGGCACGGATTCTTCGACGCGACAGTAAACTGGATAGAATTTATCCTCCCAAACGGCGAGGTCACCAGAGCGTCGAAGACTGACCGGACAGACCTGTTCTGGGGCGCTGCGTCGGCGTTCGGTACGTTGGGCGTGGTGACCATGCTCGAGGTGCAGCTGCGCCCCGCCAAGCCGTTCATAGAGCTGCGGTATCATTCCACCTCGAGTATGGAGGAGGCCATGCATGTGTTCCGGACGGTCACAAATGATCCCAGCACCGAGTACCTGGACGGAATTGTCTACGCGCGGGACCACGTCGTCGTCTGCGCGGGGAGATTAGTCGACATCCCTCGTACAGCTCCAGTGCGACTAACCAGACCTTGGGATGAATGGTACTATCTGCGTGCCCAGGATCGTAGTCGCCAGTCTTCAGGCCCAGCACTAGACCAGGCAGCAGTTGACTACATCCCCCTCATTGACTACCTCTTCCGTTACGACCGCGGGGCATTCTGGGTAGGCCGCTACGCCTACAGCTATTTCTTCGTCCCGTTTATCTACCTCACTCGTGTCTTACTGGACTGGTTCATGCACACCCGGGTAATGTACCATGCACTGCACGAAAGCGGCCACGCAAAGCGGTACATCATCCAAGACGTGGCGGTGCCATACGCTGGCACAAGCGAATTCGTCGACTGGCTGGATGATAAGGAGAACTTTGGCGCGTACCCAATCTGGCTGTGTCCATTGAGACATGGGCCCGGGGTGATGGAGCGGACCGCTGCTGCAGCGGAGAAAAGCACCAAATCCGAGTTCGAAAAGAAGCCCAACGCAACCACGGACGATGACTACATTATGAATTTCGGTCTATGGGCGCCCTCGCGCCATCCAAGTGACCGCTCCGCATTCCTCGCGCAGAACCGTCGTCTCGAGAGGAGGGTCCTCGATCTGCAGGGGAAGAAGTGGCTGTATGCGCATGCGTACTACACTGAAGACGAGTTCTGGTCCATCTACGACAAAAAGCAGTATGATGCGTTGCGGGAGAAATACCATGCGTCCTATCTGCCAGATCTGTATCAGAAGGTGCGTGTAGATTTGAGCCCGCAACAGGGACCTCAGAATTGGGTCGATTGGGTTAAGAGCATTATTTGGGAGATTCGGCCTGTTAGTGGGCTATATGGTGTGTACAAAGCGCTGAGGGGAGGAGAGTATTTCATCCACAAGAGCAAGACGGCATGA
- a CDS encoding putative 5'-nucleotidase (COG:F;~EggNog:ENOG410PFD0;~InterPro:IPR029052,IPR006179,IPR004843,IPR008334, IPR041821,IPR036907;~PFAM:PF02872;~go_function: GO:0016787 - hydrolase activity [Evidence IEA];~go_process: GO:0009166 - nucleotide catabolic process [Evidence IEA]): MSVLETGGLSVTHSCQGTGCPDLRLLHYNDVYHVEPGSAEPVGGVARFQSVINYYRSHPRFADQPELLTFFSGDAFNPSLESTVTKGRHMVPFLNKAGTDVACMGNHDLDFGVAQFRHLRSQGKFPWLLANVLDPALGEGVPIANCEQTVMLTASNGIKIGVLGLGEREWLETINALPPDLIYKSATKTALELAPRLREQGADLVVAVTHQREPNDNKLAQNLPPGTVDIILGGHDHFYAHSIINGTHVLRSGTDFKQLSYIEAWRKSDGSGWDFSIDRRDMIRAIPEDPATVNLVERVTSSLKAKLEKPIGFTVRPLDGRFSTVRQKESNLGNFVCDLMRYYYAADCAMMAGGTMRGDQVYPPGIIRLKDILNCFPFEDSVVLLRVKGDALFEALENGVSQLPAMEGRFTQVSNISFGFKPSAPPGSRITFANIGSKPIDYDRKYVLATRGYMSRGKDGFASLLTQSEGGEVEEIVDEESGVLLSTILRQYFLSLRVMGRWQRWSNSMARHWDGVHKGLHCNGLVKPPSAGPSPVSEKVPAQPQRPGLSRTSKSYYYGRFPQIATIEEDAEAEEEAEEDVMDSDSDDDPDILTTPQPVTNYVTLPAQSAAEEEYRLRLARQVLRKWMRKTGLRSSRLDALDQGEGEFEYTPAWTQGIAPRLEGRIIIEE; encoded by the exons ATGTCCGTCCTCGAGACTGGTGGTCTGTCCGTCACCCACTCGTGCCAGGGGACAGGGTGTCCGGATCTCCGTCTTCTCCATTACAACGATGTCTACCACGTTGA ACCGGGGTCCGCAGAACCAGTCGGTGGTGTCGCTCGCTTCCAATCCGTCATCAACTACTATCGCTCCCACCCCCGCTTCGCCGATCAACCTGAGCTCCTTACCTTCTTCTCCGGCGATGCCTTCAATCCGAGTCTCGAGAGTACCGTCACAAAGGGCAGGCATATGGTACCTTTTCTGAACAAAGCAGGGACGGATGTGGCATGTATGGGT AACCATGATCTTGACTTCGGTGTCGCCCAATTCCGGCATCTGCGCAGTCAAGGGAAATTTCCTTGGCTATTGGCGAATGTCCTCGACCCAGCTTTGGGTGAGGGTGTGCCCATCGCCAATTGTGAACAGACGGTGATGCTGACTGCATCCAATGGGATCAAGATTGGCGTACTTGGACTGGGTGAGAGAGAATG GCTGGAAACAATCAACGCCCTCCCACCTGACCTGATCTACAAATCTGCCACCAAGACCGCCCTCGAACTCGCTCCTCGCCTCCGCGAACAAGGCGCTGATCTGGTTGTGGCCGTCACGCACCAACGAGAACCGAACGACAACAAATTAGCCCAAAATCTCCCCCCGGGAACTGTGGATATCATCTTGGGAGGTCACGACCATTTCTACGCCCACTCGATCATTAACGGGACCCACGTTCTTCGATCTGGAACCGACTTTAAGCAGTTGAGCTACATCGAAGCATGGCGGAAGTCGGATGGCTCTGGATGGGACTTCAGTATTGATCGACGTGATATGATTCGAGCAATCCCAGAGGATCCTGCTACGGTGAACCTGGTGGAACGTGTGACCTCAAGTCTCAAAGCGAAACTGGAGAAACCCATTGGCTTCACGGTTCGTCCGTTAGATGGTCGGTTCTCCACTGTTCGTCAGAAAGAGTCCAACTTGGGGAACTTTGTTTGCGACTTGATGCGCTACTACTATGCTGCTGATTGTGCCATGATGGCCGGAGGCACCATGCGCGGGGATCAGGTCTATCCACCAGGTATCATACGACTGAAGGACATCCTGAACTGTTTCCCATTTGAGGATTCCGTAGTCTTATTGCGTGTCAAGGGCGATGCGCTCTTCGAAGCATTGGAGAACGGTGTCAGTCAGCTACCTGCTATGGAAGGCCGATTCACTCAGGTATCCAACATTTCTTTCGGGTTCAAGCCATCTGCACCACCTGGATCGCGTATCACATTCGCCAATATTGGCAGTAAACCTATCGACTATGACCGCAAGTACGTTCTAGCGACGAGAGGATACATGTCCCGCGGTAAGGATGGCTTCGCGTCGCTGCTGACACAGTCTGAAGGGGGCGAGGTAGAGGAGATAGTCGATGAGGAGAGTGGAGTGCTCCTCAGTACGATTCTCCGACAATATTTCCTGAGTTTGAGGGTCATGGGCCGGTGGCAACGCTGGAGTAATAGTATGGCTCGACACTGGGATGGTGTTCACAAGGGCCTGCACTGTAACGGCCTCGTGAAACCGCCATCAGCTGGCCCATCACCTGTCTCGGAAAAGGTGCCCGCACAGCCGCAACGGCCAGGTCTATCACGGACCAGCAAATCGTACTACTATGGTCGATTCCCGCAGATCGCTACGATAGAAGAAGACGCAGAAGCTGAGGAGGAAGCGGAAGAGGATGTCATGGACTCGGATTCTGATGATGATCCGGATATCTTGACTACACCGCAACCCGTGACAAACTACGTGACACTTCCGGCGCAATCTGCCGCGGAAGAAGAATATCGCCTCCGGCTCGCGCGTCAGGTGTTGCGCAAGTGGATGCGAAAGACAGGATTGCGCTCGTCTCGGTTGGATGCCTTGGATCAGGGCGAGGGTGAATTCGAGTACACTCCCGCATGGACGCAAGGAATTGCACCACGGCTGGAGGGACGGATCATAATCGAGGAGTGA
- a CDS encoding uncharacterized protein (COG:G;~EggNog:ENOG410PK79;~InterPro:IPR013078,IPR029033) has translation MGNPPATIIIARHGARLDAADKNWHLTSPTPYDPPLSYGGWMQSRALGARIIDLLTSQDDSPLNTTTATGSPRSYSSSANVSPDSSARSSPQPFSPKRKRRIIIHTSPYLRCLQTAIAVSSGISQYHPSPGSDPAGASTGPDGNADTKLDGHRSLLRVDAFLGEWLSPDYFEDITPPPNSERLIGAAKAELLRRSVNMVPQADISNKPPTGYFPGGWGSTSTPTSPIREAGPPPTKIARGQRSRADSYDALNSAHSTRPQGLLSRINTNLSSIPDDNAGSYVPPTPSYAIAPSDPIPAGYVTHARNACANVDYQWDSMRAPQSWGDGGNYGEEWSAMHARFRNGLESMIEWYQDNGNIQFPRQPPDGCETNNDKNEGDGDDAVDTVLVLITHGAGCNAMVGALTGEPVLLDFNTASLTMAKRKDASVDAPGVKTRYRSASDPSCLLGYDLKLAASVDHLRPPAKHPTRGGSSTLSSPVTLSSPWVPSYRHRATSRSQGQFIIGPSTPGLSSQSLANGRPSTAPRGASGLWGSNSTSGDDSADDIVPNFGGPVVSNPSADGEESVEHKSEGASASWGNNQVPQRTLSQRGLWGSAPLKTDRTDVKRRWTVTEQRV, from the exons ATGGGGAACCCTCCGGCTACCATTATCATCGCCAG ACACGGCGCGCGTCTCGATGCCGCCGACAAAAACTGGCATCTCACCTCCCCGACTCCCTACGATCCTCCTCTTTCCTACGGTGGCTGGATGCAGTCTCGAGCCCTCGGGGCTCGCATCATTGACCTACTCACCTCCCAAGATGATTCTCCCCTGAATACAACCACCGCCACTGGCTCGCCCCGGTCCTATAGCAGTTCCGCAAATGTCTCCCCGGACAGCAGCGCCCGATCGTCTCCCCAACCATTTTCACCCAAACGGAAGCGCAGAATCATTATCCATACGTCACCGTACCTGCGTTGTCTGCAGACTGCGATCGCCGTTAGCTCTGGCATCAGCCAGTATCATCCATCCCCGGGATCCGACCCTGCAGGCGCATCGACCGGTCCGGATGGAAATGCTGATACAAAACTGGATGGCCATCGCTCACTCCTTCGTGTAGACGCATTTCTTGGCGAGTGGCTGTCGCCCGACTATTTTGAAGACATCACGCCGCCTCCTAATTCCGAACGTCTCATCGGAGCCGCCAAAGCAGAGTTGTTGCGACGGAGCGTCAACATGGTTCCCCAAGCGGATATCAGCAACAAACCACCGACCGGCTATTTCCCCGGGGGCTGGGGCAGCACCTCCACACCTACATCCCCTATCCGAGAAGCAGGCCCTCCACCGACCAAAATCGCCAGAGGTCAGAGGTCTCGCGCCGACAGTTATGACGCCTTGAACTCCGCCCACAGTACTCGTCCCCAGGGTCTGCTCAGCAGGATCAATACCAACCTCTCCTCCATCCCTGATGACAATGCCGGAAGCTATGTGCCACCCACCCCGAGCTATGCCATCGCTCCTTCGGATCCCATCCCCGCCGGCTATGTCACACACGCCCGGAATGCCTGCGCCAACGTGGACTATCAGTGGGATAGCATGCGCGCGCCGCAAAGCTGGGGTGATGGCGGTAACTATGGCGAGGAATGGAGCGCCATGCACGCGCGCTTTCGCAACGGCTTGGAGAGCATGATCGAGTGGTATCAAGACAACGGCAACATACAGTTTCCACGGCAGCCGCCGGACGGCTGCGAGACAAATAACGACAAGAACGAGGGTGACGGTGACGATGCGGTGGACACTGTATTGGTCTTGATCACGCATGGCGCTGGCTGCAATGCGATGGTTGGGGCTTTGACAGGAGAGCCTGTGTTGCTGGATTTCAACACGGCATCTCTCACCATGGCAAAACGCAAAGACGCTTCTGTGGACGCGCCGGGTGTGAAAACCCGTTACCGGTCCGCGAGCGATCCATCCTGCCTCCTGGGGTACGACCTGAAACTGGCCGCATCGGTTGATCATCTGCGTCCCCCGGCAAAGCACCCCACGCGGGGTGGTTCATCGACCTTATCATCACCGGTCACTTTGTCTTCTCCGTGGGTGCCTTCTTACCGCCATCGGGCGACGTCCCGGTCGCAAGGGCAGTTTATCATCGGACCATCGACACCGGGTCTCAGCTCACAGTCGTTGGCGAACGGGCGACCATCAACCGCCCCACGCGGCGCATCGGGCCTCTGGGGGTCAAATTCGACCAGCGGCGACGATTCCGCTGACGACATTGTGCCCAATTTTGGTGGCCCGGTAGTGTCCAATCCATCCGCGGATGGGGAAGAAAGCGTTGAGCACAAGTCTGAAGGAGCGTCAGCGAGCTGGGGGAACAATCAAGTCCCCCAACGGACTTTGTCTCAACGCGGCCTCTGGGGTAGTGCTCCGTTAAAAACCGATCGGACCGATGTCAAACGGCGCTGGACGGTGACCGAACAAAGGGTATGA